Proteins from a genomic interval of Trifolium pratense cultivar HEN17-A07 linkage group LG6, ARS_RC_1.1, whole genome shotgun sequence:
- the LOC123889022 gene encoding dihydrofolate reductase-like yields the protein MEGENGKKMKILCLHGFRTSGSFIKKQISKWDPSIFSQFHLEFPNGKFPAGGKSDIESIFPPPYFEWFQFDKDFTEYTNLDECISYLTEYIMANGPFDGFLGFSQGATLSALLIGYQAQGKLLKEHPPIKFLISISGSKFRDPSICDIAYKDPIKAKSVHFIGDKDWLKIPSEELASAFDKPLIIRHPQGHTVPRLDEVSTGQLQNWVAEILTQPKDVGVSIGEHESKVENTNGDIGINGMGINKENAEIIEVSQA from the exons atggaaggagaaaatggaaagaagatgaaaatacTTTGCCTCCATGGATTCAGAACTAGTGGCAGTTTTATCAAAAAGCAAATCAGTAAATGGGATCCTTCTATTTTCTCTCAATTTCATTTG GAATTCCCAAATGGCAAATTTCCTGCTGGAGGGAAATCTGACATAGAAAGCATTTTTCCTCCACCTTACTTTGAGTGGTTTCAATTCGACAAG GATTTCACTGAGTACACTAACTTAGATGAGTGTATCTCATACTTGACTGAGTACATCATGGCCAATGGTCCCTTTGATGGTTTCCTCGGCTTCTCACAG GGTGCAACACTTTCAGCACTTTTAATAGGTTATCAAGCACAG GGAAAATTGCTAAAGGAGCATCCACCCATAAAGTTTTTGATATCAATATCTGGCTCCAAATTTAGAGATCCTAGCATATGTGATATTGCTTACAAGGACCCCATCAAAGCTAAATCTGTTCATTTTATTGGTGACAAAGATTGGTTGAAAATTCCTTCCGAAGAACTTGCCTCTGCATTTGACAAGCCACTTATAATAAGGCATCCTCAAGGTCACACTGTCCCAAGATTAG ATGAAGTATCTACGGGTCAGTTGCAAAATTGGGTTGCGGAAATCCTAACGCAACCAAAAGACGTTGGTGTCTCAATTGGCGAGCACGAAAGCAAGGTAGAAAATACCAATGGAGACATAGGTATAAATGGCATGGGAATCAACAAGGAAAATGCAGAGATCATAGAGGTATCACAAGCCTGA